A window of the Oncorhynchus kisutch isolate 150728-3 linkage group LG12, Okis_V2, whole genome shotgun sequence genome harbors these coding sequences:
- the LOC109900879 gene encoding calmodulin: protein MADQLTEEQIAEFKEAFSLFDKDGDGTITTKELGTVMRSLGQNPTEAELQDMINEVDADGNGTIDFPEFLTMMARKMKDTDSEEEIREAFRVFDKDGNGYISAAELRHVMTNLGEKLTDEEVDEMIREADIDGDGQVNYEEFVQMMTAK from the exons AGTTCAAGGAGGCGTTCTCCTTATTCGACAAGGATGGCGACGGCACCATCACGACCAAAGAGCTGGGCACCGTGATGAGGTCGCTGGGACAGAACCCCACAGAGGCGGAGCTGCAGGACATGATCAATGAGGTCGATGCCGACG GCAATGGCACCATTGACTTCCCGGAGTTCCTGACCATGATGGCCAGAAAAATGAAGGACACAGACAGTGAGGAGGAGATCCGTGAAGCCTTCAGGGTATTCGACAAG GACGGAAACGGCTACATCAGCGCAGCAGAACTCCGTCACGTCATGACAAACCTGGGGGAGAAGTTAACAGACGAGGAGGTAGACGAGATGATCAGAGAAGCAGACATTGACGGAGACGGACAGGTCAACTATGAAG AGTTTGTACAGATGATGACTGCAAAGTGA